The following are encoded together in the Arcticibacterium luteifluviistationis genome:
- a CDS encoding DUF4202 domain-containing protein, giving the protein MRDLSPAFAAFDAYNNQDPNQESIGNQKLSKETLYGLRMSIWLNRYDSKAPDQVKLAARSQHIGRWEMARDSFPMDRTGYLKWRSQLAIHHAKIAGDILTNLGYEEELIEKVKFLLQKKQLRQNEETQLLEDVIFLVFVEHYLEAFAAKHTDEKVIDIIAKTLKKVTARAIETSGSIQVSERMGRLIGEAAKTL; this is encoded by the coding sequence ATGAGAGACTTATCACCAGCCTTTGCGGCATTTGACGCCTATAATAATCAAGACCCAAATCAAGAAAGCATTGGGAATCAAAAGCTAAGTAAGGAAACCCTTTATGGGCTTAGAATGAGTATTTGGCTAAATAGGTATGATTCTAAAGCTCCAGACCAAGTGAAATTAGCGGCCAGAAGTCAGCACATAGGTCGCTGGGAAATGGCTAGAGATAGTTTCCCCATGGACAGGACTGGTTACTTGAAATGGAGAAGTCAGTTGGCTATTCATCATGCTAAAATAGCTGGAGATATTTTGACAAATCTTGGCTATGAAGAGGAATTGATTGAAAAAGTTAAATTCTTGCTTCAAAAGAAGCAGCTAAGGCAAAACGAAGAAACGCAGTTATTAGAAGATGTTATTTTTTTGGTTTTTGTGGAACACTATTTAGAGGCTTTTGCAGCCAAGCATACTGACGAAAAAGTGATTGACATTATTGCTAAAACCTTGAAGAAGGTAACAGCGAGAGCTATTGAAACTTCAGGGAGTATTCAGGTTTCGGAAAGGATGGGCAGGTTAATTGGCGAAGCTGCTAAAACACTTTAA
- a CDS encoding alpha/beta hydrolase encodes MKYLLSLLLLIPFSLSAQYQLGPDSQKQDSVPQGNVTRYTWHSPSYDNYREYHVYVPAQYDASEPAALMVFQDGQAYVKNDGAMRVPIVFDNLIHKKEMPVTIGLFITPGHSTEDLPENRFQSSNRANEYDEMDDRYVSMLINELIPELKKTLNISEDRKMHAICGLSSGGICAWTAAWQRPDVFHKVLSHIGSFTNIRGGDRYPGIIRKSAKKDIKIFMQDGNTDLNNIHGDWYLGNLQMESALKFKDYEVKTEWGTGGHNSEHGGAILPMSLKWLWSDVME; translated from the coding sequence ATGAAATATTTATTAAGTCTCCTTCTTCTTATTCCTTTTAGCCTCTCGGCTCAATATCAATTAGGACCTGATTCTCAAAAACAAGATAGTGTGCCTCAGGGTAATGTGACTAGATATACTTGGCACAGCCCTTCTTATGATAATTATAGAGAGTATCATGTTTATGTTCCGGCACAGTATGACGCTTCAGAACCCGCTGCTCTAATGGTATTTCAAGATGGGCAAGCTTATGTTAAGAATGATGGAGCTATGAGAGTGCCGATAGTTTTTGATAATCTCATTCATAAAAAGGAGATGCCCGTAACTATTGGCTTATTTATTACGCCCGGTCACAGCACGGAAGATTTACCAGAAAATAGATTTCAAAGCTCAAATAGAGCGAATGAATATGACGAAATGGATGACAGGTACGTGTCAATGCTTATCAATGAGTTGATTCCTGAATTAAAGAAAACGCTTAACATTTCAGAAGATAGGAAAATGCATGCTATTTGTGGTTTATCATCTGGTGGTATTTGTGCTTGGACAGCGGCTTGGCAAAGGCCGGATGTTTTTCATAAGGTATTAAGTCATATCGGGAGTTTTACCAATATTCGTGGAGGAGATAGATACCCTGGGATTATCAGAAAATCAGCGAAGAAAGACATCAAAATCTTTATGCAAGATGGCAACACAGATTTGAATAATATCCATGGAGATTGGTATTTGGGCAATCTACAAATGGAGTCGGCTTTAAAGTTCAAAGATTATGAAGTAAAGACGGAATGGGGAACTGGCGGTCATAATTCAGAACATGGAGGGGCTATTTTGCCCATGTCTTTGAAGTGGCTTTGGAGTGATGTGATGGAGTAG